One genomic segment of Occultella kanbiaonis includes these proteins:
- the rimI gene encoding ribosomal protein S18-alanine N-acetyltransferase, with translation MTESPRSVPTGLRPMTGADLDRVIELEPILFGAGAWSREAYDSELTRSDRHYVVVETMDRRVVAYAGIALAPESTVMTIGVDPQFRRRGLARLMLAELIARARSVPAEAVFLEVRLHDEGAQALYTSFGFVPLGVRRRYYQPEGADALVMRLPLDAPHHRRPGPVGSEAIEE, from the coding sequence GTGACCGAATCGCCCAGGTCGGTACCCACCGGCCTGCGCCCGATGACCGGCGCGGATCTGGACCGGGTGATCGAGCTGGAGCCGATCCTCTTCGGCGCCGGTGCGTGGTCGCGTGAGGCCTACGACTCCGAGCTGACCAGGTCGGACCGGCACTACGTCGTCGTCGAGACCATGGACCGGCGCGTGGTCGCCTACGCCGGGATCGCCCTCGCGCCCGAGAGCACCGTCATGACCATCGGGGTGGATCCGCAGTTCCGCCGTCGTGGTCTGGCGCGGCTCATGCTCGCCGAACTGATCGCGCGGGCGAGGTCCGTCCCGGCCGAGGCCGTGTTCCTCGAGGTACGCCTGCATGACGAGGGTGCCCAGGCGCTGTACACGTCGTTCGGCTTCGTCCCACTCGGGGTCCGACGCCGCTACTACCAGCCCGAGGGCGCCGACGCGCTCGTGATGCGGCTACCGTTGGACGCCCCCCACCATCGGCGACCCGGCCCGGTTGGATCGGAAGCGATCGAGGAGTGA